A genomic segment from Bradysia coprophila strain Holo2 chromosome III, BU_Bcop_v1, whole genome shotgun sequence encodes:
- the LOC119079165 gene encoding guanyl-specific ribonuclease pgl-1-like: MIKISCLFIFALIGAALTFPASDSVNQRDPVQIKISNEDPPISALENKGSNEALTPVLDEDEIGSFNPDIQAIKGESLEPAETFGFGYGLGYSGWGGRYNGYGGYGGYGRGYGGYGGYGGGGYGGYGWRRGYGGYGGYGRRSYYW, from the exons ATGATAAAG ATCAGCTGCTTGTTCATTTTTGCCCTGATTGGAGCTGCCCTTACATTTCCTGCCAGCGATTCAGTCAATCAACGAGATCCCGTACAAATAAAA ATTTCTAATGAAGATCCTCCAATATCTGCACTAGAAAACAAAGGAAGCAACGAAGCACTTACTCCTGTTTTGGACGAAGATGAGATAGGTTCATTTAATCCGGATATTCAAGCCATTAAAGGTGAAAGCTTAGAGCCAGCAGAAACCTTTGGTTTTGGCTATGGGTTAGGATACTCTGGATGGGGTGGTAGATATAATGGTTACGGTGGATATGGGG GATATGGACGAGGCTATGGTGGTTATGGAGGATACGGTGGTGGAGGATATGGAG GATACGGATGGAGACGTGGTTATGGAGGATATGGGGGATATGGCCGAAGAAGCTACTATTGGTAG